A portion of the Myripristis murdjan chromosome 13, fMyrMur1.1, whole genome shotgun sequence genome contains these proteins:
- the fbxo46 gene encoding F-box only protein 46 — protein MDRDTFSHIRLWCPRPFGTYSQNKARSPGSGVSGGGVGGAGSPSLCKAEPSTGGRSSLDGSEDGGMIVGGQEENGDEEEEDVGSENTPPNPELSSNSLTQSQAPPASSAPPSPPSSGAQMEDGRVLLDTWYVIKPGNTKEKIAFFVAHQFSGAELPRPSAMKVKGNWATDCSKAKRRRRCSSYDPPARSQTSSEPHLSHNSSLAHDAPPSPDEPALGGVSETDLLSVAEMVALVEQRTAMALQGMVAAQGNQQHHQPPTTTHSQGLSSHQHTLLRGTVSDPTPMVFVSDNSDSQHSVEPQGSSSPIQTDQELEEQEQQESCKVAQAIAHFESQNLENRLCLGSGSGNGIDSSNRDQEREHRRGGESGTGIAAPPPPPSHSHGEVRIAFRVSSLDPRSQSEPAGRPRCMFMSCGGGGSQAGARAKEKITCDLYQLVSPSSRDPSSLLLAATSAAPKPDGDLHHSDRPACGSPDTSQELSSGEKKPMGVGRERVTGFHVEVVVTGAVDQCVFYGKDSTENVQEETVCFAMPSGGGGGGGVGSSTDPSSDDPPPGQLFFLQPPRGPEEDGKGAGTSSGSGMCSLDCANNNGPGAGVGASSGEHATRPDSPLTNVGVVEDCSDPSLCRLYRHVSHDFLEIRFQIQRLLEPRQYMLLLPDHIMVNIFSYLPTRSLAALKCTCHDFKALIETYGVRAVDSRWNQDPLYRDDPCKQCKRQYERGDVSLCRWHPKPYHHDLPYGRSYWMCCRRTDKDTPGCRVGLHDNNWVQQPADGSQPVRTRREEAR, from the exons ATGGACCGCGACACCTTCTCCCACATCCGCCTGTGGTGCCCACGCCCCTTTGGCACCTACTCCCAGAACAAGGCTCGCAGCCCAGGCTCAGGGGTCAGTGGCGGAGGGGTTGGAGGGGCAGGGTCCCCCTCCCTCTGCAAGGCTGAGCCATCTACAGGGGGCAGAAGCTCGCTGGATGGAAGtgaagatggagggatgatAGTGGGGGGCCAGGAGGAGAATggagacgaggaagaggaggatgttGGTTCAGAGAACACTCCTCCCAACCCTGAGCTCAGCTCAAACTCCCTTACACAGAGCCAGGCCCCTCCAGCCTCCTCAGCCCCTCCTTCGCCTCCCTCTTCCGGGGCCCAGATGGAGGATGGCCGCGTGCTGTTGGACACCTGGTATGTCATTAAGCCAGGCAACACCAAGGAGAAGATTGCCTTCTTTGTAGCGCACCAGTTCAGTGGAGCAGAGCTGCCCAGACCCAGCGCCATGAAG gTTAAAGGTAACTGGGCAACGGACTGCAGTAAGGCCAAACGACGAAGACGTTGCTCCTCCTATGACCCTCCAGCACGCTCACAAACCTCCTCAGAGCCACACCTCAGTCACAACTCCTCCTTGGCCCATGATGCACCTCCGAGCCCTGATGAGCCTGCATTAGGAGGGGTGAGTGAGACAGACCTGCTTTCGGTGGCAGAGATGGTGGCATTAGTGGAGCAGAGAACCGCCATGGCCCTCCAAGGGATGGTGGCTGCTCAGGGGaaccagcagcaccaccagccCCCTACCACCACCCACAGCCAGGGCCTCTCCTCCCACCAGCACACCCTTCTCCGGGGCACAGTATCAGACCCCACCCCCATGGTGTTTGTGTCAGACAATTCGGACAGCCAGCACTCTGTGGAGCCCCAGGGATCCTCCTCTCCCATCCAGACAGACCAAGAGttagaggagcaggagcagcaggagtcATGCAAGGTTGCTCAAGCCATCGCACACTTTGAATCCCAAAACCTGGAGAATCGGCTCTGCCTGGGCTCTGGTTCTGGTAACGGAATAGACTCTTCTAACCGAGACCAAGAAAGGGAGcacagaagaggaggggagtCGGGGACCGGCATCGcagcccctcctccaccccccagcCATAGTCATGGTGAGGTAAGGATAGCTTTCAGGGTGTCAAGCTTGGACCCCCGGTCCCAGTCGGAGCCCGCCGGCAGGCCTCGCTGCATGTTTATGagctgtggtggtgggggcagcCAGGCAGGTGCCAGGGCCAAAGAGAAGATCACCTGCGACCTCTACCAGCTTGTCAGCCCCTCCTCAAGAGATCCCAGCAGTCTGCTGCTTGCTGCCACGTCTGCAGCCCCCAAACCAGATGGAGACCTTCATCACTCAGACAGGCCAGCCTGTGGCAGCCCAGACACAAGTCAGGAGCTCTCCTCTGGGGAGAAGAAGCCCATGGGtgtagggagggagagagtgactGGCTTCCATGTAGAAGTGGTGGTAACGGGTGCGGTGgaccagtgtgtgttttatggcaagGACAGTACGGAGAATGTGCAGGAGGAGACGGTGTGTTTTGCAATGCCcagtgggggagggggtggcgGGGGTGTAGGCAGCTCAACTGACCCTTCATCGGATGATCCCCCTCCTGGCCAGCTCTTCTTCCTCCAGCCTCCCCGGGGCCCAGAGGAGGATGGGAAGGGAGCAGGCACCAGCAGTGGGTCAGGAATGTGTTCTTTGGACTGCGCTAACAACAATGGCCCCGGGGCAGGGGTTGGGGCGAGCTCAGGGGAGCACGCAACTCGGCCAGACTCTCCTCTCACCAATGTCGGGGTGGTGGAGGACTGCTCGGACCCCTCGCTGTGTCGCCTCTACCGTCACGTGTCCCACGATTTCTTGGAGATCCGCTTTCAGATCCAACGTCTCCTTGAACCACGCCAGTACATGCTGCTGCTTCCCGACCACATCATGGTCAACATCTTCAGCTACCTGCCAACACGCTCTCTGGCCGCCCTTAAATGCACCTGCCATGACTTCAAGGCACTGATTGAGACCTATGGGGTGCGGGCAGTGGACTCACGCTGGAACCAAGATCCCCTCTACAGGGATGACCCCTGCAAACAGTGCAAGCGGCAGTACGAGCGCGGGGATGTTTCCCTGTGCCGATGGCACCCCAAACCTTACCACCATGACCTGCCTTATGGACGCTCCTACTGGATGTGCTGCCGGCGCACAGACAAGGACACGCCGGGCTGCCGTGTTGGACTCCATGATAACAACTGGGTCCAGCAGCCTGCTGATGGGTCCCAGCCCGTTCGCAccaggagggaggaggccaGGTAG